Genomic window (Neorickettsia findlayensis):
CTACCTAAGCTGGTAACCAGCTTATTGAAAAAATAGAAATCCACCCCCTCGCTGCCTGAAGTATTTGTTCGGGCAGATGGAAACTGCTCAGCAAAAAAAGAAATTTTCTTTCCGATAAAATAAAACGTAGCGCCGCTATCCTTAAATTCATCAGCAAGACTACGTAAATGCCTAATCAACGAAGAATTATAGCCCCCACATAACCCTCTGTCCGCGGAGAAAGCAACCAACACATCTCCTTGGGCTGGGACATCCGAAGAAGATACTTCTTCACGAAATTTGCCAAATATCTCCAAAGACCGCAGTACCTCGTCCCTATAACGGCGCGCAGCTACCAGCGAAGTTCTTGCCTGCTTTAGCTTCGAAGTGGCAATCATTTGCATCACTCTGGTAATCTTTTTCGTAGAATTTACACTGTTAATTCGGAGTAAAAGGCTTTTCAGATCCGACACTTGACGATACAAAAATAAGCAGTAGGCCTATAGAATCATAGCAGCTCCGTGGATTTTTTAAACACCAAAGGAATAAACTTTTTCTCCTTTTCCATTGCTAGATTGTTCATGAAGGTGCTCAAAGCGACACTCAGCCTCACTTTCACAAAGACAGAAAACCAGTAAAATCACAAAAGGCTGAGCAACTAACTTTCACATTTCTGTACGTTTCTATGAATAGATGGTAAAACCAAGGCAACCTACTTACTTTTCAGCACTTATGAAATTTGGTCAAATCGATGATTCCGTACATTAAACGAATCTTCCGGTACTCACACGTACTGCATACTCATCACTGAGCTGAAGCGCACATTTTTGCACATTAAACAAAACGTCTAAAACAACGTACACTGAGCACATCTTACATTCATCGCTATGTGAAACGGAATCACGTAGATGAACTTTTTCGTTATACGCGCTTATTATCTGTTCATGAGTAAAATCTCATATGAAAACCACCGAAAAATCCAAGGTAACTCCCAATCTATTCTTCACCCCATTTCTTACAACGTAACAAAGTTCTATAAGTGGATCAGCTGTTTTGCACCCCCCATTTATGATGAAGTTGTTGTACTTTTCGGAAATTCTTGCACACCCTACAGAAAACCCTACATATCCAGCCTTGGCAACAAGCTCACAGGCCTTTTGTTCCGGTAGATCCTGAAAAACCGCACAAGCTGCCTCAGAAAATGCAGGTTGGAAATCCTGGCTTTTTCTTAACATCTCGAGCGTCAGCAATTTTATCTTCTCCTTCTCCATCCTGCAGCTAGCATCAAAAACTGCTTCAACACAGATGTAATTCTTTGGCAGTGAATTACCTCCATTTTCAAAACCTATTTCCTCGCGAGAAAGTGTGAGTATCTCTCCGTTCTCACAAATAAAAGTTGCAGCCACTAAAAGGTCTGCGCTCCTTCGATTATAAGCACTTGCATTCATTGCAATGGCACTTCCGATAGTACCGTGCATAACCGCAAAAAACTCAAAAGTACCAATCTCATTATCAAGCGCAAATCTCGCCAGAGTCGATTTCAGCACTGCTGCTCCGACTTTTACTTTCCCATCTGCGTATGATATGTACTCGAAACCTCTCCCCAGTTTCAGAATAGGTTTATCTAGTACCTGGCCTGCAAGAATATTGGACCCAGCACCTATAACGTGAAAATCGTGATTCTTAATAAAATGCACAAGTTCATTTGTATTGGTCGCACAAAGTAACTTGCCCTTACCTCCAACTCTGAGCCGAGTATACCTACTTAATTCAACTTCTTTCAGCTTATACTTCGCGTTACGCAAGGTTCATAGAAATAAAACAAATATCGTGATATCTTAGCAATCTCTGCTGCCATATTCCAAGCAGCGGACTTTTAGTTTGCGAAGTTATAGGA
Coding sequences:
- a CDS encoding F0F1 ATP synthase subunit gamma; the protein is MQMIATSKLKQARTSLVAARRYRDEVLRSLEIFGKFREEVSSSDVPAQGDVLVAFSADRGLCGGYNSSLIRHLRSLADEFKDSGATFYFIGKKISFFAEQFPSARTNTSGSEGVDFYFFNKLVTSLGSKAVFRCLYTKCESAMNMHSVLLRIPAASDFLFHDVCTSHLEPEHKKLFTYLYVQYVCAQLYVCLREAKVSENMSRMLAMDGATKNAQEVGDKLRRRYNSARQEKITKELIEVVSGAEVI
- a CDS encoding FAD-binding protein, which codes for MRNAKYKLKEVELSRYTRLRVGGKGKLLCATNTNELVHFIKNHDFHVIGAGSNILAGQVLDKPILKLGRGFEYISYADGKVKVGAAVLKSTLARFALDNEIGTFEFFAVMHGTIGSAIAMNASAYNRRSADLLVAATFICENGEILTLSREEIGFENGGNSLPKNYICVEAVFDASCRMEKEKIKLLTLEMLRKSQDFQPAFSEAACAVFQDLPEQKACELVAKAGYVGFSVGCARISEKYNNFIINGGCKTADPLIELCYVVRNGVKNRLGVTLDFSVVFI